The Clostridia bacterium genomic sequence CCCTTTCGGCAGACGGGGTGGGCAATTTGTTAAAGCCCGGCTCCAATCCGCGAAATAATCCGAGATTTTTACTGTTTTTGCTGGCAGTAATTAAAGCGGTGGATGAGCATCAGGATTTAATTCGTATTTCGGTTGCATCTGCAAGCAACGACCATAGACTTGGTGCCAGCGAAGCACCGCCTGCCATCGTGTCTATTTTCCTTGGCGAGGATTTGACCAAGGTGTTAAAATCCATTGAACGCGATAAAGATATGGAAAACCTTGAAAAAGAAAAATTAGAGCTTGGCGTTGACCTTTTGCCCGATATGAAAAAAGATACATCCGACCGTAACCGTACCAGTCCCGTTGCCTTTACCGGTAACAAATTTGAATTCAGAATGCCGGGGTCTGCTATGTCTATCGCGTGCATTAACTATATGATTAACACCATTGTGGCAGATGCCCTTTCTCAGTTTGCAGACCGTTTGGAAAAAGCAGAGGATTTTGAAGAAGAATTGTGGACATTGCTTAAAGAAACCATTACAAAGCACAAGAGAATTTTGTTTAACGGAAATAATTATGCACAGGAATGGGTGGATGAGGCAGAAAGACGCGGTCTTTATAACTTGAAAACAACCGTAGATGCGTTGCCTTTATTTACAAGAGAAGAAAACATCGCTTTGTTTGAAAAGCACGGTGTTTTAACACGCAACGAAGTGGAATCCCGTCAGGATATCTTAATTGAAACGTATGCAAAAACCGTAAACATTGAGGCGAAAACCCTTTTGGATATGGCAAGACGTGAAGTGTTGCCCGCTTGTATGAAGTATGCCAAATCGTTGGCTGAAAGTTGTCAGTTAAAAGGCAATTTGGGCATCAATCAGGATGCGGAAAGCACATTGCTGACCGATATTTCCGAACGTTCAAGCGTGCTCCTTTCCAATATTGAAGAGCTTGAATACGCTATTGATGAAGCAAACCGCAAAGAAACGACTTTGGAAAAAGCACAATATTTTGCAAAAGAAGTTTCGGATGCGATGCAGGCAGTCCGCGCTGTGGCAGATAAATTGGAAACCGAGGTTTCGGCAGAATACTGGCCCTATCCTACATACAGCGAATTACTTTTTTCATTATAAAATAACACTTTGTGAAAAACCCCAAACCGCTAAATGGCGGTTTGGGTTTTTTTGTCATTCTGAGCGATAGCGAAGAATCCCATAAAGTGAGTGTTATACCAAGTTCAACATAAAAAAGGATTCAGAAGGGCAGTAAATTTACAATTTCTTTTCCCTTTTTCATCGCATATTCGTATGCTGTTTTTGTTCCGCTTGCAGGCTGATGTTCCGTTACGGAATAGCGCCCTTTTTTCGTTTGGGGAGGAAGATATTTTTCGTCATAATAGAAAACACATACATTTGCCCGGTCTATCATTTCAAAATTCCGTTCGATGTAAACAGCTTTCCCTGCATTTTTTGCCCGTTCAGGAAAATAAGTGTCCTCATATTTTTCAAGCAGATACGATTTGTAGTCGTCGTTGATTTCAGGATATTCTGCACGGATGTAGATACGGCGTACAGAAACGTGTTTTTGTTTCAGCGCAGTGACTATATTGTAGCAAATGTCATTGAATTCGCTTTTACTGCCGAATAAAAAGGTATCCGTTCCGCGGATTATGAATGTTTCAATGATGTTAAACAGTTTTTCTTTCAGCTTTTCCGCGTCCTTTACCTTGCGGTGCCCGATAAAACAACAGATTTTTGGTTTGCTTTCCATAATAATATACCTCTGTAATAAAAAAGTGCGTAACCCTTTGAATGAGCCACGCACCAAAAAAGCGAAGTGACTCAAGTTTCAAAATGTTGCTACGCACTTATACTATCCGCAGACAAATTGCCCAGAGGTATAGCGAAACAAGAGTGTACGCCTTTTTACAAAGATAGCGTACCCTCTAGGCAATAAAATATTAAATTGACTGCGTAAGGCAGTATAAGTTTGTAGCAAATATATTATATCATAAAAAAATACAGATTTCAAGTATAACACTTCAGAACGTCGAAAAGTCGTTCTACTGCAAGCTGAAAATTAAGCTTGTCATTCTGAGCGTAAGCGAAGAATCCCATAAAGCGAGTACTTGAGGTGTCCGATAAAACAACAGATTTTTGGTTTGCTTTCCATAATAATATACCTCTGTAATAAAAAAGTGCGTAACCCTTTGAACGAGCCACGCACCAAAAAAGCGAAGCGACTCAAGTTTCAAATGTTACCACACATTTAACTTATACACTGACCAATTTGCCCAGAGGTATAGCGAAACAAGAGTGTACGCCTTTTTACAAAGATAGCGTACCCTCCGGGCAACAAAATATTAATTTGTATAAATTAAATATGTGGTATGAACATTATATCACAAAAAAATATAGATTTCAAGTATAATAAAAGTGCGTATCCTTTTGCAGGATACGCACGATTTTTATTTCTTTTGCGTTTCTTCGGATTTGGGGGTCGGCACCGAAAGCTCGGTGATGTGGTCGGTTAAGGTTTTAAAAATGTTGGCGGTAATTGCCACCTGCAATATCAGGTCCTGCATCCGCAGCGGATTGATGCCTTCCTCGGTTAAAATAGGCTCTGCAACCCTTGAAACCTGCTCGGATACATACGAAAAGGCTTTTCTTTGGTTTTCCGCAAAGGAATTGTAAATGTCTTTAACCTTTTCTTCCTCCAGCCCAAACGGAATCATTTTTTCAATGGTTGCGATGGTGAGTGCCTGCTTTAAGGTGCACACCATAATCAGATATGCCAGATGCACACGTCCGTATTTTTTGTTGTTGGGCGCGGGAATGGTCTTTTGCTTAACATAATTGTTAATCATGGGCGGTGTAACCGCAGGTGCCTGACCTGTGGGATTAAAAATATTGGTATAACGGTTAATCAGAATCAACACCTGATCCATATAAAGCTCTAAATCGGGCAATTCGTCCCAGGTGGGGAGCTTTTGCTCGTTTAAATGCTTATCCCAAGCCGAAAACTCGGCAGACAGTTTTTTCTGATTATACATATAATCACTCCTTGTAAAAACTTCTGTTCTTATTTTATCATAAATTATATAAAATTGCAAGCAAATACTTGACAAGATTTAGAAAACGTGGTAACATAGTATTAAATACTAGATGTAATTGTTTCGGAAATTAGAAAAGGAGAGAAAATATGAGATTGTACTTTAAAAATGTGCGTACACTGTTTGAGCATGTGGAAAAAAGCCACAAAGACAGCATTGCATTTACCGTAAAGCTTGCAGAAGATACGTATCGCGAAATTTCCTTTGGTGAACTGGCAGAAGAAATCCGTGCCCTGGCGGCATATTTAACCGAAAAAGGCTATAAGCCCGGTGACAAGGTGGGTGTAATTGGCGTAAACTGCTATGAATGGGCAGT encodes the following:
- a CDS encoding glutamine synthetase III, which translates into the protein MTRVPEIFGSDVFNEKVMEKMLAPDVFQAVKKTIEERQPLDPSLATDVATAMKDWAIEKGATHYSHWFQPMTGITAEKHDSFITPVSNCEVIMEFKGKELIKGESDASSFPSGGLRATFEARGYTTWDPSSYAFVKDGTLYIPTVFCAFTGDILDKKTPLLRSMQALDNQARRVLKLFGIETAHVDAQVGAEQEYFLVDKELYNKRKDLIFTGRTLLGAKPPKGQEMDDHYFGAIKSRVTSYMKDLDETLWKLGVVSKTKHNEAAPAQHELAPLFNTSNLSTDQNQLMMEEMKRIAERHDMVCLLHEKPFAGVNGSGKHNNWSLSADGVGNLLKPGSNPRNNPRFLLFLLAVIKAVDEHQDLIRISVASASNDHRLGASEAPPAIVSIFLGEDLTKVLKSIERDKDMENLEKEKLELGVDLLPDMKKDTSDRNRTSPVAFTGNKFEFRMPGSAMSIACINYMINTIVADALSQFADRLEKAEDFEEELWTLLKETITKHKRILFNGNNYAQEWVDEAERRGLYNLKTTVDALPLFTREENIALFEKHGVLTRNEVESRQDILIETYAKTVNIEAKTLLDMARREVLPACMKYAKSLAESCQLKGNLGINQDAESTLLTDISERSSVLLSNIEELEYAIDEANRKETTLEKAQYFAKEVSDAMQAVRAVADKLETEVSAEYWPYPTYSELLFSL
- a CDS encoding DUF1836 domain-containing protein; this encodes MYNQKKLSAEFSAWDKHLNEQKLPTWDELPDLELYMDQVLILINRYTNIFNPTGQAPAVTPPMINNYVKQKTIPAPNNKKYGRVHLAYLIMVCTLKQALTIATIEKMIPFGLEEEKVKDIYNSFAENQRKAFSYVSEQVSRVAEPILTEEGINPLRMQDLILQVAITANIFKTLTDHITELSVPTPKSEETQKK